GATATTGGGCCGCCCCTTCTCGTCGAGGAAGGAGATCAGCGCCTCGCCCACGCCCAGCTCGGTGATCGCCTCGACCGCGTCGAACCGGGGATTGGCGCGCATGGTCTCGGCCGCCGTTTTGACCGCCTTCTGGTCGCGCGGCGTGAACGCGCGCAGGGCGTGCTGCACCCGGTTGCCGAGCTGGCCAAGCACGGTGTCGGGCACGTCGAGCGGGTTCTGGGTGACGAAGTACACCCCCACGCCCTTGGAGCGGATCAGGCGCACCACCTGCTCCACCTTCTCCAGCAGCGCCTCGGGCGCGTCCTTGAACAGCAGATGGGCCTCGTCGAAGAAGAACACCATCTTGGGTTTGTCCGGATCGCCCACCTCGGGCAGCTGTTCGAACAGCTCGGCGAGCAGCCACAGCAGGAAGGTCGAGTACAGCTTGGGGTTGTTGTAGAGCTTGTCGGCGGCGAGGATGTTCACCACCCCCCGGCCCGAGGCATCGGTCTGCATCAGGTCCGAGATGTCGAGCATGGGCTCGCCGAAGAACCGGTCACCGCCCTGTTCCTCCAGCGTGAGCAGGCCGCGCTGGATGGCGCCGATGGAGGCCGCGGAGACATTGCCGTAGCGGGTCTTGATCTCCTTGGCGTGATCGCCCACGAACTGGACCATGGCGCGCAGGTCCTTGAGGTCGAGCAGCAGCAGGCCGTCGTCGTCGGCCACGCGGAACACGATCTGCAGCACCCCGCTCTGGGTGTCGTTCAGATTGAGCAGCCGCGACAGCAGCACCGGCCCCATGTCGGAGATGGTGGCGCGCACCGGATGGCCGGCCTCGCCGAACACGTCCCAGAACACGGTCGGGCTCCGGCGCGGCGCGAAGGCGTCGATGCCGATGGCGTTGAGCCGCTTCATGAGTTTTTCCGACGCGGCGCCCTCGACCCCCACGCCCGACAGATCGCCTTTGACGTCGGCCAGGAACACCGGCACGCCGATGCCCGAGAACGACTCGGCGAGCTTCTGCAGGGTGACGGTCTTGCCGGTGCCGGTGGCACCGGTGATGAGCCCGTGGCGATTGGCCAGACGCGGCAGCAGGGCGATGTCGCGGCCTTCGGAACGGGCGATGACGAGCGGTTCGGTCATGATCGGATTCCTGCGATCGGAGTCGGCGAAGGGCTTAATGTATCAGGCGCGAGGCGTCACTTCCGGCACCCCGCCTCGCAACGGTCGTAGGCCGACACGCAGGCGTCGGAGCGGCCGCAGCGGAACAGCGTGTCGCCACAGGCATGCACACACTGGTCCCAGCCCGGATTGCTCGGCGCCATGTGCATGGGCCGGGCGGGGCACTGGCTCAGTTCGAAGCCGCGCCGGGGCCCGGGCAGCTGCTGCCACTGCGCGGGCGAGAACACCAGTTCCGACTGCAGTTTCGCGACATCGTCCGGCGCCCCGAGCAGCCCGGAACGCTGCAGGGTGGTCAGGCCCCAGCAGTCGGCCTCGCGGGCGGTGTCCTCCGTGCGCGCCTGCCCGGCCAGGCCCAGGTTGTGGCGGGCGCACTCGTGGGCATACATGAAGGCCCGCGCCGCGTCGGAGATCGCCGGCAAGGCGCGCGGGTTGTAGAGGATGACCGACCGACCGTGCTCCATCACCGTGGTCACCACCTCGGGCAGATTCTCGTCCACCCGGCTCGGCACCGGGCGCCCGGCGGCGTCGGTACAGCCGCGGAAGGTGAGGTCCTGCGCAGCGGCCAGCGAGGGCATGAGCGCGACAAGACAGACGGTCAGGGCAAGACGCAGGACGGACATGAAACACCTCGCAATTCGGCTGGCATGCAAACAGGGGCAATCTAGCAGACTCGCGCCCCCCGTGGGGAAGGGAAGCGGGCATCGCCGGGCAGGGGGCGTATAATGGCGCGCTTCACCTCCGCGCAGGCATTGCGCAAAACATGCCGGCACACCGCCGGCCAAGCAGGCATCGGGAGCATTTATGGCGGGTCATTCCAAATGGGCCAACATCCAGCACCGCAAGGGTCGTCAGGACGCCAAGCGGGGCAAGGTCTTCAGCAAGCTGATCAAGGAAGTCACCGTGGCGGCGAAGATGGGCGGCCCCGACCCCACATCCAACCCGCGCCTGCGCCTGGCCATCGACAAGTGCAAGGGCGAATCGATGCCCAAGGACAACATCGAGAACGCCATCAAGCGCGGCGCCGGCCTGCTCGAAGGCGCCAACTATGAGGAGTCGCGCTACGAAGGCTACGGCATCGCCGGCGCCGCGGTGATCGTCGACTGCCTCACCGACAACAAGACCCGCACCGTCGCCGATGTGCGCCATGCCTTTTCCAAGTATGGCGGCAACCTGGGCACCGACGGCTGCGTGGCCTTCCAGTTCGATCACGTGGGCCAGCTCATGTTTGCCCCCGGCACCGACGAGGACGCGCTCATGGAAGCCGCGCTCGAAGCCGGCGCCGACGACGTGGTCACCAACGACGACGGTTCCATCGAGGTCATCACCGATCCGGGCGAATTCTCCGACGTGAAGGAGGCGCTCGAAGCGGCCGGCTTCACCGCCGAGATCGGCGAAGTCATCATGAAACCGCAGAACGAGACCGAACTGACCGGCGACGACGCGGCCAAGATGCAGAAGCTGCTCGACGCGCTCGAATCCCTGGACGACGTGCAGGAGGTCTACACCAGCGCGGTGTTCGACGAGGAATAATCCACCGGGCCGCCCACGGCGACACCGGCCAATCCGGCCGCTGTCGCCGTTTTCACGTCCGTACTTTCCGTTTATGGTTGGGCACTGGACACACAGCCGGACCGAGGAGCCCCCGCCCCCATGGACACCCTGCTGCAACAGATCGTCAACGGCCTCGTGGTCGGCAGCGTCTATGCCCTCGTGGCGCTGGGCTACACCATGGTCTACGGCATCCTCGGCCTCATCAACTTCGCCCATGGCGAGGTGGTGATGATCGGCGCCATGACGGCGCTGCAGGTCATCGGCCTGCTCATGGGCGTGGCGCCGGACATGGCGCCACTGTGGATGCTCGCCATCGCGGTGGCGGTGGCGGTGGTCGTGTGCATGGCGCTGGGCTACCTCATGGAGCGCCTGGCCTACCGGCGCCTGCGCAACGCCCCGCGCCTGGCGCCGCTGATCACCGCCATCGGCCTGTCCTTCCTGCTCCAGACCCTGGCCATGATCTTCTGGGGGCGCGGCAACCACAGCTTTCCGCAACTGATCGCCACCGCCCCGATCACGCTCGTCGGCGACGTCGTCATCACCCCGGTGCAGATTGCCATCATCGTGATCTCGGCGCTCATGATGGGCGGCCTGCTCATGCTGGTGAACCGCACCCGATTCGGCCGCGCCATGCGCGCCACCGCCGAGAACCATCGCGTGGCCCAGCTCATGGGCGTGAACACCCACGCCATCATCGCGCTCAGCTTCGTCATCGGCGCCGGCCTGGCCGCCGTGGCGGGGGTGATGATCGCCTCCAACTACGGCATCGCCAACTATTCGATGGGCTTCATGCCCGGCCTCAAGGCCTTCACCGCAGCGGTGCTCGGCGGCATCGGCAACCTCGCCGGGGCAGTGGTGGGGGGGCTGGTGCTGGGGCTGGTGGAGGCCGTCGGCGCCGGCTACATCGAGCACCTCAGCTTCGGCTTCCTCAACTCCAGCTACCAGGACATCTTCGCCTTCACCATCCTCGGCCTGGTGCTGATCTTCCGCCCCACCGGGCTGCTGGGCGAGCGGGTGTCGGACCGGGCCTGATGGAAGAGATCGCCCGCCTCATCCCGGTGCTCGGCCGACGCAACCCGAAAGCCGCGACCTGGCTGGTGGCGCTCATTGCCCTCGCCGCGCCCATCGTCGCCAACCTCGCCTTCGGCCGCAGCTGGCTGCGCATCCTCGATTTCGCCCTGCTCTACATGCTGCTGGCCATCGGCCTCAACCTCGTGGTCGGCTACGCCGGCCTGCTCGACCTGGGCTACATCGCGTTCTACGCGGTGGGCGCCTACACCTGGGCCTTTCTCGCCTCGCCCCATTTCGGCCTGCACCTGCCCTTCTGGCTGGTGCTGCCGCTGGGTGCGGCCTTCGCGGCGCTGGCCGGCGTCACCCTCGGCTTTCCGGTGCTGCGATTGCGGGGCGACTACCTGGCCATCGTCACCCTCGGTTTCGGCGAGATCGTGCGCATCTTCCTCAACAACCTGAACCAACCGATCAACATCACCAACGGCCCGCAGGGCATCGGCAGCCTGGATTCCATCCACCTGTGCCTGGGCGACCCGATGGCCGTGGCCGGCGAAAGCGTGCTCGACGCCCTCTGCCACTGGCAGTTCGGCACCGGCATTCGCCTCGGCGGCTTCCGCATCCATTACCTGTTCCTGTTCTACTACCTGTTCCTGCTGGTGGTGATCGGCGCCATCGTGTTCATGCACCGGTTCCAGGTCTCGCGCATCGGCCGCGCCTGGGCCGCCATGCGCGACGACGAGTTCGCCGCCAAGGCCATCGGCATCAACACCCGCAATCTCAAGCTGCTGGCGTTCTCCCTGGGCGCCACCTTCGGCGGCGTCTCGGGCGGGCTGTTCGGGTCCTTCCAGGGCTTCGTGTCCCCCGAATCGTTCTCGCTCATGGAATCCATCGTGGTGCTGGTGATGGTGGTGTTCGGCGGCATGGGCAACATCGCCGGGGCCCTGGTGGGGGCGCTGGTGCTCAGCCTGCTGCCCGAACTGCTGCGCGAGGTGGCCGTGCCCCTGCAGCAGGCCCTGTTCGGCACCGTGCTGCTCGACCCCGAAGTGCTGCGCATGCTGCTCTATTCGCTGGCCATGATCCTCATGATGTTGCTGCGCCCGCGCGGCCTCATCCCGGCCCGGGCACGCTATGCGCGAGCCGAGCACACCCGCGAGGCGAACGCATGATCACGCTGCTCGAGGCCCGCGGCATCGGCAAGCGCTTCGGCGGCATCACCGCCCTGGACGACGTGAGCCTCACCATCGGCCAGGGCGAGGTCTATGGCCTCATCGGCCCCAACGGCGCCGGCAAGACCACCTTCTTCAACGTGCTCACCGGCGCGTACACGCCCGATGGGGGCGCGTTCGTGTTCGAAGGCAGCGCCCTGCCCACCGGAAAGCCCCACCGGGTGGTCGAAGCCGGCATCGCCCGCACCTTCCAGAACATCCGCCTGTTCGGCGGCATGACCGCGCTCGAGAACGTGATGGCCGGCCACCACATCCACACCCGCGCCGGCGTGTGGGGCGTGCTCACCCGCAACAAGCAGCAACGCGAGGAAGAACGCCTCACCACCCGCCGAGCCCTGGAACTGCTCGACTACGTCGGCATCGGCCGCCACGCCCACGCGGTGAGCACCCGCCTGTCCTACGGCGACCAGCGCCGCCTCGAAATCGCCCGCGCCCTGGCCACCGAGCCACGCCTGCTGGCGCTCGACGAACCGGCCGCCGGCATGAACGCCACCGAGACCGCGCAACTGAAAACGCTCATCGAACGAATCCGTGCCGACGGCGTCACCGTGATGCTCATCGAGCACGACGTGAAGCTGATCATGGGCCTGTGCGACCGGGTCGCCGTGCTCGACTTCGGGCGCAAGATCGCGGAGGACGTGCCTGCCGAGGTGCAGCGCCATCCGGCGGTGATCAAGGCGTATCTGGGGGGTAGCGTCACGGAGGTGAAGGCGGGATGACCGGCACGCTCCCGCTCTTGCGCCCGGCTCACTCCTCCCCCTTCAAGGGGGAGGCTGGGAGGGGGATGGGGTTATCGACGCGAATTGAACAACCCATCCCCACCCCAACCCTCCCCTTGAAGGGGAGGGAGCCCGCTGGCGCAGATCAGCGCCATCAGCCACGAACTCGGGGGCACCAATGACGACGCCCCTCCTCGACCTCAAGGAGGTCCGCGTCAACTACGGCGCCATCGCCGCCGTCAAAGGCATCGATCTCAGCCTGAACACCGGCGAACTGGTGTGCCTCATCGGCGCCAACGGCGCCGGCAAGACCACCACCCTGGGCGCCATCGCCGGCACCCTGCCGCTGGCCGGCGGCCACATCCGCTACCAGGGCCAGGCGATCGACACCCTGCCCGCCCACCAGCGCGTGCGCGCCGGCATCGCGCTCGTCCCCGAAGGCCGCGGCATCTTCACCCGGCTCACGGTGGAAGAGAATCTGCGCATGGGCGCCTACAGTCGCCGCGACCATGCGATCGCGTCCGATCTGGAGCGCATGCTGACGCTTTTTCCGAGACTGCGCGAACGCCACACCCAGATCGCCGGCACCCTCTCCGGCGGCGAACAGCAGATGCTCGCCATCGCCCGCGCCCTGCTCTCGCGCCCCAAACTGTTGCTGCTCGACGAACCCTCCATGGGCCTCGCCCCGCTCATCGTCGAGAAGATCTTCGAGGTGGTGCAGCAGGTGAAGACGGAGGGCGTCACCGTGCTGCTGGTGGAACAGAACGCGAACCTCGCGCTGGAATTCGCCCAGCGGGGCTATGTGATGGAATCGGGCCGGGTGACGCTGGCGGGGCGCGGGGACACGTTGCTCGCCGACGAACGCGTCAGGGCCGCGTATCTGGGCGGGTAAGACCCGGGCGCCGCTCTACCGGTCCATGGCCCGCAGCGGATCGAGCGCCTTTCGGGCGAGATGCGGTGGAGGGGCGAGGAGCGGAAGGGCGTCGTGCGAAGACGACCGCCTTCCGGAACGACAGTGATGCCGTGATTCACGCGCTATCCGACCAACCCGGCCATTTCCGAATACGGATCCCAGGACGGATCCCGATGAGGTTCATATTCCGTCCACAGCTCGATCCATTTCCCCACGTCTTCGCCATATAGACGAGAGATGAGCGCATGGGTCATGTCGATCCCCGCGGCAATGCCCGACGCGGTGATGATGTTGCCCAGATCGACCCAGCGCGCTTTTTTAATCCAGTTGACGCGCGGCCCGGGCGCCGTCGCTTCATTCCACAGCAGTTTGTTTGTCGTGGCCTCGCGCCCATCGAGTATGCCGGCTGCGGCGAGCAAGGAAGCGCCGTTGCATACCGACATGACGATCTCGGCACGATCTGCCCGAGCCCGCAGCCAATCCAGCGTTGGCTGATCCTCGACCAGCGGCACGGCGCCCCAGCCTCCGGGCACGATCAGGTAATCCAGGTGCGGCGCGTCCGCATAACCATAGTCGGCGACGGTCCGGACGCCCCCATGGGATGGAATGTCGCCTTTCTCCGAGGCAACGGTGACCAGTTTCACGCCCACCATGTTGCTCTTGTCGCCCCACAGCTTCGATGGTACGAGATTGATGTTGGACCACAGATCCATCGGGCCGTAGACATCGAGCAATTCAAATCCCGGAAATATCAGAATGCCCACGGTTTTGTGAATCGCAGGC
The nucleotide sequence above comes from Nitrogeniibacter mangrovi. Encoded proteins:
- a CDS encoding helicase HerA-like domain-containing protein — translated: MTEPLVIARSEGRDIALLPRLANRHGLITGATGTGKTVTLQKLAESFSGIGVPVFLADVKGDLSGVGVEGAASEKLMKRLNAIGIDAFAPRRSPTVFWDVFGEAGHPVRATISDMGPVLLSRLLNLNDTQSGVLQIVFRVADDDGLLLLDLKDLRAMVQFVGDHAKEIKTRYGNVSAASIGAIQRGLLTLEEQGGDRFFGEPMLDISDLMQTDASGRGVVNILAADKLYNNPKLYSTFLLWLLAELFEQLPEVGDPDKPKMVFFFDEAHLLFKDAPEALLEKVEQVVRLIRSKGVGVYFVTQNPLDVPDTVLGQLGNRVQHALRAFTPRDQKAVKTAAETMRANPRFDAVEAITELGVGEALISFLDEKGRPNIVERCMVVAPGSRMGPMTDAERDRCIKGSLLYGHYEKTLDRESAFEKIQAGFGQAAEAPPADAPPADDGGGLLGGLGGILGGMLGGGTRSRRSDSIIESAAKSAARSIGTQVGRAIIRGVLGSILGGSKR
- a CDS encoding YebC/PmpR family DNA-binding transcriptional regulator, which codes for MAGHSKWANIQHRKGRQDAKRGKVFSKLIKEVTVAAKMGGPDPTSNPRLRLAIDKCKGESMPKDNIENAIKRGAGLLEGANYEESRYEGYGIAGAAVIVDCLTDNKTRTVADVRHAFSKYGGNLGTDGCVAFQFDHVGQLMFAPGTDEDALMEAALEAGADDVVTNDDGSIEVITDPGEFSDVKEALEAAGFTAEIGEVIMKPQNETELTGDDAAKMQKLLDALESLDDVQEVYTSAVFDEE
- a CDS encoding branched-chain amino acid ABC transporter permease, producing MDTLLQQIVNGLVVGSVYALVALGYTMVYGILGLINFAHGEVVMIGAMTALQVIGLLMGVAPDMAPLWMLAIAVAVAVVVCMALGYLMERLAYRRLRNAPRLAPLITAIGLSFLLQTLAMIFWGRGNHSFPQLIATAPITLVGDVVITPVQIAIIVISALMMGGLLMLVNRTRFGRAMRATAENHRVAQLMGVNTHAIIALSFVIGAGLAAVAGVMIASNYGIANYSMGFMPGLKAFTAAVLGGIGNLAGAVVGGLVLGLVEAVGAGYIEHLSFGFLNSSYQDIFAFTILGLVLIFRPTGLLGERVSDRA
- a CDS encoding ABC transporter permease subunit, yielding MEEIARLIPVLGRRNPKAATWLVALIALAAPIVANLAFGRSWLRILDFALLYMLLAIGLNLVVGYAGLLDLGYIAFYAVGAYTWAFLASPHFGLHLPFWLVLPLGAAFAALAGVTLGFPVLRLRGDYLAIVTLGFGEIVRIFLNNLNQPINITNGPQGIGSLDSIHLCLGDPMAVAGESVLDALCHWQFGTGIRLGGFRIHYLFLFYYLFLLVVIGAIVFMHRFQVSRIGRAWAAMRDDEFAAKAIGINTRNLKLLAFSLGATFGGVSGGLFGSFQGFVSPESFSLMESIVVLVMVVFGGMGNIAGALVGALVLSLLPELLREVAVPLQQALFGTVLLDPEVLRMLLYSLAMILMMLLRPRGLIPARARYARAEHTREANA
- a CDS encoding ABC transporter ATP-binding protein — translated: MITLLEARGIGKRFGGITALDDVSLTIGQGEVYGLIGPNGAGKTTFFNVLTGAYTPDGGAFVFEGSALPTGKPHRVVEAGIARTFQNIRLFGGMTALENVMAGHHIHTRAGVWGVLTRNKQQREEERLTTRRALELLDYVGIGRHAHAVSTRLSYGDQRRLEIARALATEPRLLALDEPAAGMNATETAQLKTLIERIRADGVTVMLIEHDVKLIMGLCDRVAVLDFGRKIAEDVPAEVQRHPAVIKAYLGGSVTEVKAG
- a CDS encoding ABC transporter ATP-binding protein, with the protein product MTTPLLDLKEVRVNYGAIAAVKGIDLSLNTGELVCLIGANGAGKTTTLGAIAGTLPLAGGHIRYQGQAIDTLPAHQRVRAGIALVPEGRGIFTRLTVEENLRMGAYSRRDHAIASDLERMLTLFPRLRERHTQIAGTLSGGEQQMLAIARALLSRPKLLLLDEPSMGLAPLIVEKIFEVVQQVKTEGVTVLLVEQNANLALEFAQRGYVMESGRVTLAGRGDTLLADERVRAAYLGG
- a CDS encoding DJ-1/PfpI family protein; this translates as MELSEIAGLRPDMLDREQVEPAIHKTVGILIFPGFELLDVYGPMDLWSNINLVPSKLWGDKSNMVGVKLVTVASEKGDIPSHGGVRTVADYGYADAPHLDYLIVPGGWGAVPLVEDQPTLDWLRARADRAEIVMSVCNGASLLAAAGILDGREATTNKLLWNEATAPGPRVNWIKKARWVDLGNIITASGIAAGIDMTHALISRLYGEDVGKWIELWTEYEPHRDPSWDPYSEMAGLVG